One Paenibacillus sp. SYP-B4298 genomic window, TGCTCGCCGCCGGTCGCTCACTCCCGGATATTGCCTGGGTGTCGGAGCGAATGCTGCCGCAATTCAAGGCGAACGGCATCTTGGCAGATGTATCCGAGTTCAAGGAGGATGCGTCCTTCAAGCTGGAGGACTACATTCCGAGCACGCTCGATCTGTTCCGTGATGGCGATCAGTTGCTAGGCTTGCCGTTCTCGACGCCGCCGGTCGTCATGTTCTACAACAAGACGCTGTTCGATGCGGCCGGGCTGACCGATCCGAATACATTGGCAGCCGCAGGACAATGGACGTGGGCGAAGTTCGAGGAGACGGCGAAGACCCTCTCCAATAAGAATGCCGCGAATCGCGTCTATGGGGCGAACTTCTTCCGCGACTGGAAGACATGGGCCATCCTGTCCTCCTATTCCTGGTCGTTCGGCAGCGGGCCGTTCAATGATGAGATGACGAAGTTTACTTGGAATGACGCCTATGGTGTGGAGACGTTCGAGATGCTGGAGCGAATGATGTTCACCGACGAATCCCACCCCAAGGCAGGAGAACAGATCAGCTTCGACGCCGGGAATGTAGGGATGTTCTTTGATAATTATTCTTACGTCTCCAAGGCGCGCGAGATTACAGGCTTTGAATGGAGCATCGCGCCGATGCCGGCTGGCGCCAAGGGCAGTGTCTCGATGCTCGGTCAAGCTGGATATACACTGTTCAAGGACAGCAAGCATCCTGAGGAAGCGAAGAAGCTGCTGAAATATTTCGCCAGCGAGCAAGGGATTCAGGCGACCGCGACTTATTTCGTGCCGCCGCGCACCTCAGTGCTCAATTCGGATGTGTTCCTGAACCAGCCGAACAACCCGAGCAAGGAGCATATCATTCAGGCGGTTATCGATGAAATGCCAAAGTCGCGCATCCTACCAGGTCACATCCGCTGGCAGGACATTGACAATGCGATTCTGCAAGGCTTCGATCGACTGTTCGGGCGTGTCGCTGCGCCGAAGGATAATTTGCGGCAGATCGAACAAGACTTGAGCGGGATTTTTGAATAAGCAATACGGGTGACGTTACCTGGCGTGCAGAGCAGCGGTGTGCTGCTCTGTAGACATCCGTCAGGGGGAGGAGCAGGCGTGATGGCTCGCACAGCGGACTATCTGCCGACCTCCCGCGTTGCTTGAACCCGCCTATGCTGGCGAGGAGCAAGAAGATACCGATAACGGAGGGAACTATAATGGGTAAATTGCAGGAGCTGCTGGCCAGTCGCGAGCTGTCGCTGATCGTCAGCTTGCCAGCCAACGACCTTGCGCTGGCCAAGGCGGCGATTGAGGAAGGCGCAGATGGGTTGAAGGTGCATTACAATGTTGGCCATCGTGCCAGCGGCAATCACTTTGGAGCACTGGAGGAGTATGCGGATGTCTTCCAGACGATTCGCAGTCAGTGGCAAGGGCCGCTTGGGGTCGTGCCAGCAGGCAGCATCGAGGGCGCCCAAGCGGAGCATATCTCACGGCTGGACGGTCTTGGCTTCGATTTCTATTCGATCTATGCGCATCATCTTCCGTCCTTCATGCTGGGCGAGATTGGGCTGGATCGGACGTTTGCTATCGATAGCAGCTATGATCCCCATCTGGTGCAGGCTGCTCGCAGCTATGGGATGACGGCATTGGAGGCTTCTATTGTGCCGGGTGATGAATACGGTACCCCCCTATCCTTTAACGATGTATTGAAATATCGACAACTGGTTGAACTCTCGCAGCTTCCGGTGCTGATACCCTCTCAGCGCAAGCTGGTGGCGGAGGATGTCGCCGTGCTTCATTCCACAGGTGTCGCTGCGGTTATGCTGGGAGCGATCGTGCTTGGGACGGCTGAGGATGAGCTGCGGAGGGCGATTCATGCATTCCGCAATGCTATCGACAAGATCAATTAAAGGCGGT contains:
- a CDS encoding ABC transporter substrate-binding protein, whose translation is MRKAAWTAILAFLLVAAVGCSSNSGSGGAPQGGQEGTDQGEQVELKFMMWGNQAHMDVYNKLIADFTKDNPGIKVTMESVPFAEYQQKVSVLAAGRSLPDIAWVSERMLPQFKANGILADVSEFKEDASFKLEDYIPSTLDLFRDGDQLLGLPFSTPPVVMFYNKTLFDAAGLTDPNTLAAAGQWTWAKFEETAKTLSNKNAANRVYGANFFRDWKTWAILSSYSWSFGSGPFNDEMTKFTWNDAYGVETFEMLERMMFTDESHPKAGEQISFDAGNVGMFFDNYSYVSKAREITGFEWSIAPMPAGAKGSVSMLGQAGYTLFKDSKHPEEAKKLLKYFASEQGIQATATYFVPPRTSVLNSDVFLNQPNNPSKEHIIQAVIDEMPKSRILPGHIRWQDIDNAILQGFDRLFGRVAAPKDNLRQIEQDLSGIFE